Proteins co-encoded in one Thermomicrobiales bacterium genomic window:
- a CDS encoding ABC transporter ATP-binding protein translates to MPDASIAVSHLTRSYGKRRGVVDLDFTVGAGEIFGFLGPNGAGKTTTIRLLMGLLRPGAGGARICGLDCWRDAPAVKARVGFLPGEIHLYEKMTGAAFLDFFAAFRGGPAPRRDEFVERLQLDLAPRIRHLSKGNRQKLAVVQALMHDAPVLILDEPSSGLDPLMQAELIEVLREEQQRGKTIFLSSHTLSEVERVAQRVAIIREGRIVAIEDVEHLRATRERRMEVLLHQPVDPAVFEALPGVRFLTTHADGRHVDLAVSGNPRALLELLGTLPIDDLVYGPPDLESVFLRYYDRADSVAANADRSAEARR, encoded by the coding sequence TTGCCGGACGCATCGATCGCGGTGAGTCATCTGACGCGCTCCTATGGGAAACGGCGCGGAGTCGTCGACCTCGATTTCACGGTCGGGGCCGGCGAGATCTTTGGCTTCCTCGGGCCGAATGGGGCCGGCAAGACGACGACAATCCGCCTGCTGATGGGGTTGCTGAGGCCGGGAGCTGGCGGAGCGCGTATCTGCGGGCTGGACTGCTGGCGCGATGCGCCGGCTGTCAAGGCGCGGGTCGGCTTCCTGCCCGGCGAGATTCACCTCTACGAGAAGATGACCGGCGCGGCGTTCCTCGACTTCTTCGCCGCGTTTCGCGGCGGTCCGGCTCCGCGCCGCGATGAGTTCGTCGAGCGATTGCAGCTCGATCTCGCGCCGCGCATCCGGCACCTGTCCAAGGGTAACCGGCAGAAGCTGGCGGTCGTCCAGGCGCTGATGCACGACGCGCCGGTGCTGATTCTCGATGAACCGAGCAGCGGCCTCGACCCGCTGATGCAAGCGGAGCTGATCGAGGTCCTTCGCGAGGAGCAGCAGCGGGGCAAGACCATCTTCCTGTCCAGCCACACGCTCTCCGAGGTCGAACGTGTGGCCCAACGCGTCGCGATCATCCGCGAGGGACGGATCGTCGCCATCGAGGATGTCGAGCATCTGCGGGCGACTCGCGAGCGGCGGATGGAGGTGCTGTTGCATCAGCCGGTGGATCCCGCCGTCTTCGAGGCGCTGCCGGGCGTGCGATTCCTGACGACCCACGCCGACGGGCGTCACGTCGATCTTGCAGTCAGCGGCAACCCGCGCGCCCTCCTCGAATTGCTCGGGACGCTGCCGATCGATGACCTGGTCTACGGCCCGCCGGATCTGGAGAGCGTCTTCCTGCGCTACTACGATCGCGCGGATTCCGTCGCGGCAAACGCCGACAGGTCTGCGGAGGCGCGTCGATGA
- a CDS encoding ABC transporter permease subunit produces MSMVMFRRWLWSSRWSAIGYGIGAAAYILIIIAFYPTVRANSAQMDQLLKVYPEALKQAFGIANIGTLAGFLGAEVLNIIWPLIVGVFAIMAGSAVVAQEIDNGTVDLWLSVPERRSRLLLGKIVALAMVALLIVLATLAAIWVGAMLVGESFTTRGYLAAGVSMLALILVMLAYSALFSSFVSDRGRAGALAAAVTIGGYLAWIIAGMSNSWSWLRYVSIFAGYKPQPALASGTFQVGGIGILLGISVVSVVAALVLFERRDAIS; encoded by the coding sequence ATGAGTATGGTGATGTTCCGTCGATGGCTGTGGAGCTCACGCTGGTCGGCGATCGGCTATGGAATCGGCGCGGCGGCATACATTCTGATCATCATCGCCTTCTACCCGACTGTGCGCGCCAACTCGGCGCAGATGGATCAGCTGCTGAAGGTCTATCCCGAGGCACTGAAGCAGGCATTTGGCATCGCGAATATCGGCACGCTGGCCGGCTTCCTCGGCGCAGAGGTGCTCAACATCATATGGCCGCTGATCGTCGGTGTCTTCGCGATCATGGCCGGCAGCGCCGTCGTCGCTCAGGAGATCGACAACGGCACGGTCGATCTCTGGCTGTCCGTGCCGGAACGACGTTCACGGCTGCTGCTGGGGAAGATCGTGGCGCTGGCGATGGTCGCGCTGCTCATCGTCCTGGCCACGCTGGCCGCGATCTGGGTCGGCGCGATGCTGGTCGGCGAGTCGTTCACAACGCGTGGCTATCTGGCCGCCGGTGTGTCGATGCTGGCGTTGATCCTGGTGATGCTCGCCTACTCGGCGCTGTTCTCATCGTTCGTGAGTGACCGCGGCCGCGCCGGGGCTCTGGCGGCGGCCGTGACTATCGGCGGCTACCTCGCCTGGATCATCGCGGGGATGAGCAACAGCTGGAGCTGGCTGCGGTACGTGTCGATCTTTGCCGGCTACAAGCCGCAGCCCGCGCTGGCCTCCGGGACGTTTCAGGTCGGCGGAATCGGCATCCTGCTGGGAATCAGCGTCGTCTCTGTCGTTGCCGCGCTCGTGCTGTTCGAGCGACGCGACGCGATCTCGTGA
- the glgX gene encoding glycogen debranching protein GlgX yields the protein MTRQRYPGRGWPLGAHWDGRGVNVAVYSEEATGVDLCLFDDAGNEERTPLYAGLQNVWHAWLPGIGPGQRYGFRATGPYEPINGLRYNPNKLLVDPYARALCGSVDWGAPINGYRHDDPALDLSFDEQDDAHGVPKGVVIDPEFDWDGDTQLRIPWQDSIIYETHVKGFSQQNPAVPEPLRGTYAGLAHSASLDYLTSLGITAVELLPIHPSVDEQRLYQMGLSNYWGYNSLCFLAPDGRYSSAGSCGEQVREFKAMIKTLHQAGIEVILDVVYNHTCEHNEFGPTLSLRGLDNPTYYRLVPGRERYYLDYTGTGNSLNAQHPQVLQLIMDSLRYWITEMHVDGFRFDLAATLARELYDVNRLSAFFDIIHQDPVISQVKLIAEPWDVGEGGYQVGNFPVLWTEWNGKYRDTVRHFWRGDAGHIDELAYRLSGSSDLYDEAGRGPLASVNFVTAHDGFTLADLVSYSTKHNDANGEHNRDGADDNISWNCGVEGPTDDPEILALRARQQRNFLAMLLLSQGVPMILGGDEIGRTQMGNNNAYCQDNATSWYDWDLSPADEALLDFTRQIIDFRKEHPALRRRRFFRGQHHEEHGTATDVAWLRPDGAEMAHDDWKIGWIRSLGVLIPGDEVHDVDALGRDLVDDDLLLLINASDVTESFHLSLADFPQGWEIVIDTTVGARFPYPPVAASQVDVPARSLVLLRKHHWAG from the coding sequence ATGACACGACAGCGCTACCCGGGACGGGGCTGGCCACTCGGAGCGCACTGGGACGGTCGCGGCGTGAACGTGGCTGTGTATTCCGAAGAGGCGACCGGGGTTGACCTGTGCCTGTTCGACGATGCCGGCAACGAGGAGCGGACGCCGCTCTATGCAGGGCTCCAGAACGTCTGGCACGCGTGGCTACCCGGCATCGGCCCCGGACAACGATATGGATTCCGCGCCACTGGCCCGTACGAACCGATCAATGGTCTGCGCTATAACCCCAACAAGCTGTTGGTAGACCCATATGCGCGCGCGCTGTGCGGCTCGGTCGACTGGGGCGCGCCGATCAACGGATATCGGCACGATGACCCCGCGCTCGACCTGTCGTTTGACGAGCAGGACGACGCCCATGGCGTGCCGAAAGGGGTCGTGATCGACCCTGAGTTCGACTGGGACGGCGATACGCAGTTGCGTATTCCCTGGCAGGACTCGATCATCTACGAAACCCACGTCAAGGGGTTCTCTCAGCAGAACCCGGCGGTCCCCGAGCCTCTGCGCGGCACGTATGCCGGCCTGGCTCATTCTGCGTCCCTCGACTACCTCACCAGTCTCGGCATCACTGCCGTCGAGCTCCTGCCGATCCACCCGAGCGTCGACGAACAGCGGCTCTACCAGATGGGCCTGTCGAACTACTGGGGGTACAACTCGCTCTGTTTCCTCGCGCCCGATGGACGATACAGCAGCGCCGGAAGCTGCGGTGAACAGGTGCGCGAATTCAAGGCGATGATCAAGACGCTGCACCAGGCAGGAATCGAGGTCATCCTCGATGTCGTCTATAACCACACTTGCGAGCACAACGAGTTCGGCCCGACGCTCTCGCTGCGGGGGCTGGACAACCCGACCTACTATCGCCTCGTTCCAGGCCGCGAACGGTACTATCTCGACTATACCGGCACCGGCAATTCGCTCAACGCACAACACCCCCAGGTGCTGCAGCTCATTATGGATTCGCTGCGCTACTGGATCACCGAGATGCACGTCGACGGCTTCCGGTTCGACCTGGCCGCCACCCTGGCCCGCGAGCTGTACGACGTCAACCGGCTCAGCGCCTTTTTCGACATCATTCACCAGGATCCGGTCATCTCACAGGTCAAGCTCATCGCTGAGCCGTGGGATGTCGGCGAGGGCGGCTACCAGGTCGGCAATTTCCCGGTGCTGTGGACTGAGTGGAACGGGAAGTACCGCGACACCGTCCGCCACTTCTGGCGTGGCGACGCCGGCCACATCGACGAGCTTGCCTACCGGCTCTCTGGCAGCAGCGACCTGTACGACGAGGCCGGCCGCGGCCCGTTGGCCAGCGTCAACTTCGTCACCGCCCACGACGGGTTTACGCTCGCCGATCTCGTGTCATACTCAACCAAACATAATGATGCAAACGGCGAACACAACCGTGATGGCGCCGACGACAACATCTCGTGGAACTGCGGGGTGGAGGGGCCGACGGACGACCCGGAGATCCTTGCGTTGCGGGCGCGGCAGCAGCGCAACTTTCTGGCGATGCTGTTGCTGTCCCAGGGTGTCCCGATGATTCTGGGCGGGGACGAAATCGGCCGGACCCAGATGGGCAACAATAACGCCTATTGCCAGGACAACGCGACCTCGTGGTACGACTGGGATCTCAGCCCGGCGGACGAGGCGTTGCTGGATTTCACCCGGCAGATCATCGACTTTCGCAAGGAACACCCCGCGCTTCGCCGGCGTCGATTCTTCCGCGGCCAGCACCACGAGGAGCATGGCACAGCGACCGATGTCGCCTGGCTCCGGCCGGACGGGGCCGAGATGGCGCACGATGACTGGAAGATCGGCTGGATCCGCAGCCTCGGCGTGCTGATTCCCGGCGACGAGGTGCACGATGTCGACGCGCTGGGGCGTGACCTGGTCGACGACGATCTCCTATTGCTTATCAACGCATCCGATGTCACTGAGTCGTTTCACTTGTCGCTCGCCGATTTCCCCCAGGGCTGGGAGATTGTCATCGATACGACGGTCGGCGCTCGGTTTCCATATCCGCCCGTCGCCGCAAGCCAGGTCGATGTCCCGGCCCGGTCGCTCGTTCTGCTCCGCAAGCATCACTGGGCTGGGTAA
- a CDS encoding antibiotic biosynthesis monooxygenase, translating to MYARVISVTIQPGHEDDLLDTTTSMVLPVAREQAGFVDAVGLFDPSTGRMMFITLWADAHCLESSEASGHVSSQLARVAPYLKGPAVRETFEVVIPPAGQVPQPS from the coding sequence ATGTATGCCCGCGTGATCTCCGTAACGATCCAGCCAGGGCATGAGGATGACCTGCTGGACACCACGACATCGATGGTTCTGCCGGTCGCGCGCGAACAGGCCGGGTTTGTCGATGCGGTGGGATTGTTCGACCCCTCGACAGGCCGCATGATGTTCATCACCCTCTGGGCGGACGCGCACTGCCTCGAATCGTCCGAGGCGAGCGGCCACGTCTCCTCCCAGTTGGCGCGCGTCGCCCCGTATCTCAAAGGGCCGGCGGTTCGCGAGACGTTCGAGGTCGTCATTCCCCCCGCCGGCCAGGTACCTCAACCGAGCTGA
- a CDS encoding shikimate kinase — protein sequence MRQTIGQRVIIIGGSGSGKSTLGEQLAQRLGRPFIELDALHWEPAWVPATEAIFRARISAATAAEAWIMAGNYTSKQQHISWPLADTIVWLDLPLMTVLWRVSWRTGRRVVLREELWNGNRENLRNALSVWNPDRSILAYMVRTHGTRRRAFAQALTDPRWSRTAFVRLRSPAEIAQWLETVTTATAHVATSDCLPKQAIEDQLG from the coding sequence GTGCGCCAGACAATCGGCCAGAGAGTCATCATCATCGGTGGTTCGGGTAGCGGCAAGAGCACGCTTGGCGAGCAGCTTGCCCAGCGGCTTGGCCGGCCATTCATCGAGCTCGATGCGCTGCACTGGGAGCCAGCCTGGGTTCCGGCGACCGAGGCGATCTTTCGCGCTCGGATTTCTGCGGCGACCGCCGCGGAAGCATGGATCATGGCCGGCAACTACACGAGCAAGCAGCAACACATCTCCTGGCCGCTGGCCGACACGATTGTCTGGCTGGACCTGCCGCTGATGACGGTGCTGTGGCGCGTCTCGTGGCGCACCGGGCGACGCGTCGTTCTTCGCGAGGAGCTATGGAACGGAAACCGGGAGAACCTGCGCAACGCGCTCTCGGTGTGGAACCCCGACCGGTCGATTCTCGCCTACATGGTTCGGACCCACGGAACTCGTCGCCGGGCGTTTGCGCAGGCGCTGACCGACCCGCGCTGGTCGCGGACCGCCTTCGTGCGGCTACGCTCGCCGGCCGAGATCGCCCAGTGGCTCGAAACCGTCACCACTGCGACCGCCCATGTCGCGACATCAGACTGTTTGCCCAAGCAGGCCATCGAGGATCAGCTCGGTTGA
- a CDS encoding DUF983 domain-containing protein yields MNELVMLWRGVTMRCPVCGSGKLFQRWTHMVGRCPRCDWSFEHEEGYWVGAMAFNIVLTELIFAALLVAIVISTWPDIPVWRLILGGVILNIVLPFFLYPISKTIWAAVDLAFLNRLPPGRLRR; encoded by the coding sequence ATGAACGAGTTGGTCATGCTGTGGCGCGGGGTCACGATGCGCTGTCCGGTCTGTGGCAGTGGGAAGCTGTTCCAGCGCTGGACACATATGGTCGGTCGCTGCCCACGCTGCGATTGGAGCTTCGAGCACGAAGAAGGCTACTGGGTCGGCGCGATGGCGTTCAACATCGTCCTGACCGAGCTCATCTTTGCTGCCCTGCTCGTCGCGATCGTCATTTCCACCTGGCCGGATATCCCGGTCTGGCGGCTCATCCTGGGCGGCGTTATTCTGAACATCGTCCTGCCATTCTTTCTCTATCCGATCTCGAAAACGATCTGGGCCGCGGTCGACCTCGCGTTTCTGAATCGCCTCCCGCCCGGACGCCTGCGCCGCTGA
- a CDS encoding phospholipid carrier-dependent glycosyltransferase — MGSGRRGAGVVAALLLVAVTLLNVAISRGVFLYGDDTLMFQVTRSIVEDRDVRVTSPTWNEVADNPALDTAGFTAASIPGVDGARYAKYGVGQSLVAIPAFIAGTRWISRLLALDIRVDAWGNEYTGTPIYAVGLVNALIGGMTVALLFLLSVALGYPQRTGFVLAGLLVTGTVLSHYAASFLSEPLSALCLTAVVYGIVRARNAESASGWLALSGFAAGLALATKIALVVAVIAPGLWLLWLLWQRERGEIRAVGRMCLAWGAPVALWLGVIGAYNWLRFGSLTETGYGAEANAYTTPLLDGLVGLLFSPGRGLFWHDPPLLLAFVGAVWFGRRHPGLALTILGMLAGLLLLYGRYYAWWGGGVWGPRFLVPLLPLLLLPAAEVIERAWSGRRWAVVSVGAVAILGAIVTALPILVPFDRYVAAYMSSPEMLREALWTVSGSPIVVAARDVLDGHVTLDIAAMRYGDGRLVVASVVAGALGLALLMLAGLRVMREETGDGPR, encoded by the coding sequence GTGGGTTCTGGACGACGCGGAGCGGGGGTCGTTGCGGCGTTGCTGCTGGTGGCGGTGACGCTACTGAACGTTGCCATCTCGCGCGGGGTGTTCCTCTATGGCGACGACACGCTGATGTTTCAGGTGACACGGAGCATCGTTGAGGATCGCGATGTCCGTGTGACGTCGCCGACCTGGAACGAGGTGGCAGACAACCCGGCACTCGACACTGCCGGATTTACCGCGGCGTCAATCCCCGGTGTCGATGGCGCTCGCTACGCCAAGTACGGCGTCGGCCAGTCGCTGGTGGCGATCCCGGCCTTCATCGCGGGAACGCGCTGGATCTCGCGCTTGCTGGCGCTGGACATCCGCGTCGATGCCTGGGGCAATGAATACACCGGGACGCCGATCTATGCCGTCGGCCTGGTGAACGCGCTGATTGGCGGGATGACGGTCGCCCTGTTGTTCCTCCTGTCGGTTGCGCTCGGATACCCCCAGCGGACGGGATTCGTGCTGGCCGGCCTGCTGGTGACCGGGACGGTGCTGTCGCACTACGCTGCCTCGTTTCTCAGCGAGCCGTTGTCGGCGCTGTGCCTGACGGCAGTGGTCTACGGGATCGTGCGCGCCCGGAATGCCGAGTCGGCGTCGGGCTGGCTGGCGCTCTCTGGCTTCGCGGCCGGCCTGGCGCTTGCGACGAAGATCGCGCTTGTGGTGGCGGTGATCGCACCGGGACTCTGGCTGCTCTGGTTGCTCTGGCAACGTGAGCGGGGGGAGATCCGCGCCGTGGGGCGGATGTGCCTGGCCTGGGGCGCCCCGGTGGCGCTCTGGCTGGGCGTGATCGGCGCGTATAACTGGCTGCGGTTCGGGAGCCTGACCGAAACAGGCTATGGCGCTGAGGCGAACGCATACACGACGCCGTTGCTGGATGGGCTGGTCGGTCTGCTGTTCTCGCCCGGCAGGGGGCTGTTCTGGCACGATCCGCCATTGCTGCTGGCGTTTGTTGGCGCAGTCTGGTTTGGCCGGCGGCATCCGGGGCTGGCGTTGACGATCCTCGGGATGCTGGCGGGACTGCTGCTGCTCTACGGCCGCTACTACGCCTGGTGGGGAGGCGGCGTCTGGGGGCCGCGCTTCCTCGTGCCGCTCCTGCCTCTGTTGCTTCTGCCGGCCGCCGAGGTGATCGAGCGCGCCTGGTCGGGACGCCGCTGGGCGGTGGTTAGCGTCGGCGCGGTGGCGATTCTCGGCGCGATCGTCACAGCGCTGCCCATCCTCGTGCCGTTCGACCGCTACGTTGCCGCCTACATGTCCTCGCCCGAGATGCTGCGCGAGGCGCTCTGGACGGTGAGCGGCTCGCCGATCGTCGTCGCGGCCCGCGATGTGCTCGACGGGCACGTTACGCTCGACATCGCGGCAATGCGCTACGGAGATGGACGCCTTGTGGTGGCATCCGTCGTGGCTGGGGCGCTGGGACTGGCGCTGCTGATGCTTGCGGGTCTGCGGGTCATGCGCGAGGAAACCGGAGACGGACCTCGCTAG